The Bicyclus anynana chromosome 3, ilBicAnyn1.1, whole genome shotgun sequence genome has a window encoding:
- the LOC112055545 gene encoding DNA topoisomerase I, mitochondrial isoform X1 yields MSVENPACDNDNDTGKVNGNKGEHVNGIHNGYNSSEKHKSSHKSSSKDKHRDKDREHKSSSSKHSSSSSRDKEKDKDRHSSSRNHSSSHKSSSKDKERDHKDRDKHKEKDRSDKDKERSDKDKDKDRHRSDKDKHRDKERSDKDKHRSGDGDKKSSSSSKDKEHKSKDRDKERSHDKDRHKSDKDKHRSDKDRHSSSKDKHSSSKHKEKSNSEKQEKIKSEPVDIIKEEPMEVEQPKEKIKKIKDEIEDDGYTGANTTASSCDYSMTQFKEDPLAALPLEEESASDGEAGEEEDTPLSMRMAPKKRAASESEEDTPLLQRKKTKKKVKKDVFDDEDEDEVAPKKKKKKPEKTKLNKSIKSDPDEGPSPTKRKKKGEEEQEVWKWWEEDKKEDGTKWRFLEHKGPLFAPPYDLLPENVKFRYDGKVMKLSQDAEEVAGFYARMLDHDYTTKSTFNNNFFTDWRKVMTHEESKIIKDLSKCDFKEMQQYFLSVSEKNKNRTKEEKAELKAKNEEIQKEYGFCTIDGHKEKIGNFRIEPPGLFRGRGEHPKMGMLKRRVMPEDVLINCSKDSKVPKPPPGRKWKEVRHDNTVTWLASWTENVQGQAKYVMLNPSSKLKGEKDWQKYETARNLHKCIDKIRETYRADWKAKEMRIRQRAVALYFIDRLALRAGNEKDDDQADTVGCCSLRVEHIELHKEKDGKEYVVVFDFLGKDSIRYYNEVPVEKRVFKNLEHFMENKKDSDDLFDRLTTQTMNEHLKELMPLLTAKVFRTYNASITLQRQLDELTDPDATVPEKILAYNRANRAVAILCNHQRAVPKGHSKSMEALKEKIQAKRDLIDEAESEYHDAARAAKRGSVKEKLACDKKKKALERLKEQLMKLELQETDRDENKTIALGTSKLNYLDPRISVSWCKKHGVPIEKIYNKTQRDKFRWAIDMAGPDYVF; encoded by the exons ATGAGTGTTGAAAATCCAGCTTgcgataatgataatgacacg GGAAAGGTAAATGGGAATAAAGGTGAACACGTGAACGGTATCCACAACGGCTACAACAGCTCAGAGAAGCATAAAAGCAGCCACAAATCGTCTAGCAAGGATAAACACAGAGATAAAGACAGAGAGCACAAGAGCTCATCATCAAAACACAGTAGCAGTTCAAGCAG GGATAAGGAGAAGGACAAGGACAGACATTCGAGTAGCAGAAATCATAGCAGCTCTCATAAGTCCTCTAGCAAAGACAAGGAAAGAGATCACAAGGACCGTGACAAACACAAAGAGAAAGATCGCTCGGATAAGGACAAGGAACGGAGTGACAAGGACAAAGATAAAGACAGACACAGGAGTGACAAGGACAAACATAGAGACAAGGAGAGAAGTGATAAGGACAAGCACAGATCTGGCGATGGCGATAAAAAGTCCTCATCATCCTCAAAGGACAAGGAACACAAGTCAAAGGATAGAGACAAAGAGCGGAGCCATGATAAGGACCGCCACAAGAGTGATAAGGACAAACATCGAAGTGATAAAGATAGGCACTCCAGTTCTAAAGACAAACACAG CTCAAGCAAGCACAAGGAAAAGAGCAACAGTGAGAAGcaagaaaaaatcaaatctgaACCAGTTGATATCATAAAAGAAGAACCTATGGAG GTAGAACAACCTaaagaaaagataaaaaaaatcaaagatgaAATTGAGGATGATGGATACACAGGTGCGAACACCACAGCGTCATCATGTGACTACTCTATGACACAGTTCAAAGAGGACCCTCTTGCTGCACTGCCTCTTGAAGAGGAAAGTGCTTCTGACGGAGAAGCTGGCGAAGAAGAAGATACACCTTTG TCCATGCGCATGGCTCCAAAGAAGAGAGCTGCCAGTGAAAGTGAGGAAGATACCCCTCTACTACAACGcaagaaaacaaagaaaaaggTCAAGAAAg ATGTTTtcgatgatgaagatgaagacgAAGTAGCCcctaagaagaaaaagaagaaacctgaaaaaactaaattaaataaaagcatcAAGTCTGATCCAGATGAAGGTCCCAGTCCTACAAAACGTAAGAAGAAAGGAGAGGAAGAACAGGAAGTTTGGAAATG GTGGGAGGAGGATAAAAAGGAAGATGGCACTAAGTGGCGATTCTTGGAACATAAAGGGCCACTCTTTGCACCTCCATATGATCTATTACCTGAAAATGTGAAGTTCCGGTATGATGGCAAAGTCATGAAGCTTTCCCAAGATGCTGAAGAAGTTGCAGGGTTCTATGCACGGATGTTAGACCACGATTACACAACCAAGTCAACATTCAACAACAATTTCTTTACCGATTGGCGGAAAGTTATGACACATGAAGAATCTAAGATTATAAAAGATCTATCAAAATGTGACTTTAAAGAAATGCAACAATACTTTTTAAGTgtatcagaaaaaaataagaatcGTACTAAAGAAGAGAAAGCTGAACTCAAAGCTAAAAATGAAGAAATCCAGAAAGAGTATGGTTTTTGCACTATAGATGGGCACAAGGAGAAAATCGGTAACTTTAGAATAGAACCTCCAGGTCTGTTCAGAGGGCGTGGAGAACATCCCAAGATGGGGATGCTGAAGAGGCGTGTGATGCCTGAAGATGTTCTTATAAATTGCTCCAAAGACAGTAAAGTACCCAAACCACCACCAGGTCGCAAATGGAAAGAAGTGAGGCATGATAACACTGTTACCTGGCTCGCATCATGGACAGAAAATGTCCAGGGGCAAGCCAAATATGTCATGCTGAACCCTAGTTCTAAATTAAAGGGTGAAAAGGATTGGCAAAAGTATGAAACAGCTAGAAATCTACATAAATGCATTGATAAAATCAGAGAAACATACAGAGCAGACTGGAAAGCTAAGGAGATGCGTATACGGCAGCGAGCGGTTGCTCTGTATTTCATAGATCGTTTAGCGTTGAGAGCTGGTAATGAGAAGGATGACGACCAGGCTGACACGGTGGGCTGTTGTTCTCTGCGCGTGGAACACATAGAGTTGCACAAAGAAAAGGATGGCAAAGAATATGTTGTTGTTTTTGACTTTTTGGGTAAAGATTCTATCagatattataatgaggtaccAGTAGAAAAACGTGTTTTCAAGAATCTCGAACACTTCATGGAGAACAAAAAAGATAGTGATGATCTCTTTGACCGTTTAACAACGCAAACAATGAATGAACACTTAAAAGAATTAATGCCTTTATTAACTGCAAAAGTCTTCCGTACATACAATGCATCCATAACTTTGCAAAGACAATTAGACGAGCTAACAGATCCAGATGCCACAGTACCAGAAAAAATATTAGCATACAACAGAGCAAATAGAGCAGTCGCTATACTTTGTAACCATCAGCGTGCTGTTCCTAAAG GTCACTCCAAATCAATGGAAGCTCTTAAGGAAAAAATTCAAGCAAAACGTGATCTAATTGATGAAGCCGAGTCAGAGTATCACGATGCAGCCAGAGCTGCGAAGAGAGGATCGGTCAAAGAGAAGTTGGCATGCGATAAGAAGAAAAAAGCACTGGAGCGTCTCAAAGAACAGCTGATGAAGTTGGAACTACAGGAAACAGATAGAgatgaaaacaaaacaatagcTCTTGGCACTTCCAAACTCAATTATTTAGACCCACGGATCTCAGTCTCATG gtGTAAAAAACACGGGGTTCCGATCGAGAAGATTTACAACAAAACACAACGCGACAAATTTCGTTGGGCGATCGACATGGCCGGTCCCGACTACGTTTTCTAA
- the LOC112055547 gene encoding ATPase WRNIP1-like, with translation MSTENKDSNSKVICPVCNREYEKEIIEKHVDKCIFLNSFKGDNLFKRNSSQLEEHGSQNKRIKIDVSPVSSTSLEKSGFPQSKPKAIYKESSKSMTREDCKESSHNKDCKNVPLAESMRPVFLEDIVGQVESFGAGSMLYSMLSKKKVPNMILWGPPGCGKTSVANIIANICKEQPNMRFVKLSATMCGVNDVKEVVKVANNEMKFKRHTVLFMDEIHRFNKLQQDSFLLHVENGTITLVGATTENPSFSLNNALLSRCRVVVLSKLSVHEVMMILERAVVRKELAVVVDSISDKPDSEHEQKCTIERQSLQWLAEVCDGDARVALGALELALGAAPDRRPRLIPLEELKNGIKRSHMLYDKQGEEHYNVVSAIHKSIRASDDNAALYWTTRALHGGEDPMFVARRLVRAAAEDIGLGDPSALVEAVACMQGCQLIGMPECDVLLAQCAVRLARADKSTEVYRAMRSAQRTLAESRGPLPPVPLHLRNAPTGLMKDLGYGKGYNTKHREASGLTYMPEGLEHVTFLDDTNN, from the exons ATGAGTACCGAAAATAAGGATTCAAACAGTAAAGTTATATGCCCAGTATGTAACAGAGAATATGAGAAAGAGATAATCGAAAAACATGTAGAcaagtgtatatttttaaatagttttaagggCGATAACTTGTTTAAAAGAAATAGTTCACAACTTGAAGAACACGGTTCCCAAAACAAAAGGATCAAGATTGATGTTAGTCCAGTTAGTAGTACATCATTGGAAAAGAGTGGATTCCCTCAAAGCAAACccaag gctATTTACAAAGAATCTTCAAAATCAATGACTCGTGAAGACTGTAAAGAATCTTCCCACAATAaagattgtaaaaatgttcccctGGCTGAGTCAATGAGACCAGTATTTCTAGAAGACATTGTCGGACAGGTGGAATCTTTTGGTGCTGGCTCCATGTTGTACTCTATGCTTTCAAAGAAAAAAGTACCAAATATGATACTTTGGGGCCCTCCTGGATGTGGAAAG ACATCTGTGGCCAACATTATTGCCAACATTTGTAAAGAACAGCCCAACATGAGGTTTGTGAAACTGTCCGCCACAATGTGTGGTGTGAATGATGTCAAGGAAGTAGTGAAAGTTGCTAACAATGAAATGAAGTTTAAAAGACATACTGTTTTATTCATGGATGAAAtacatag GTTCAATAAATTACAACAAGACAGTTTTTTGCTTCATGTCGAAAATGGCACGATAACTCTGGTGGGCGCAACTACTGAGAACCCTTCGTTTAGCTTAAACAATGCTCTTCTGAGTCGCTGCAGAGTTGTGGTGCTGAGCAAACTGTCGGTGCACGAAGTGATGATGATATTAGAGAGAGCTGTTGTCAGGAAAGAGCTAGCTGTGGTGGTTGACAGCATAAGTGATAAGCCTGACTCTGAGCATGAACAAAA GTGCACGATAGAGCGACAGTCGCTGCAGTGGCTGGCGGAGGTGTGCGACGGGGACGCGCGCGTGGCGCTCGGCGCGCTGGAGCTGGCGCTGGGCGCGGCGCCCGACCGACGCCCGCGGCTCATCCCACTGGAGGAGCTGAAGAACGGGATCAAG CGGTCGCACATGCTGTACGACAAACAAGGCGAGGAGCACTACAATGTGGTGTCGGCCATCCACAAGTCGATACGCGCCAGCGACGACAACGCCGCGCTGTACTGGACCACGCGCGCGCTGCACGGGGGAGAGGACCCCATGTTCGTGGCGAGGAGGCTCGTCAGAGCGGCCGCGGAGGATATCG GGCTGGGTGACCCGAGCGCGCTGGTGGAGGCGGTGGCGTGCATGCAGGGCTGCCAGCTCATCGGCATGCCGGAGTGCGACGTGCTGCTGGCGCAGTGCGCCGTGCGCCTGGCGCGCGCCGACAAGAGCACGGAGGTGTACCGCGCCATGCGCAGCGCGCAGCGGACGCTGGCGGAGAGCCGTGGCCCGCTGCCGCCCGTGCCGCTGCATCTGCGCAACGCGCCAACTGGTCTTATGAAGGATTTGG gGTACGGCAAAGGTTACAACACCAAACATCGAGAAGCGTCAGGTCTCACGTACATGCCAGAGGGACTGGAGCATGTGACATTTTTGGACGACACCAACAACTAG
- the LOC112055544 gene encoding mRNA cap guanine-N7 methyltransferase has translation MSESLESLDDGIKENTNDANDTTDDYEVPSKRARSHANVVAAHYNHIEEKGVQERFNSPIFYLRNFNNWVKSVLIQEYTDRIREKDYGKVIRVLDICCGKGGDLGKWQKARAEHVVFADIADVSIDQCKSRYDDLKRRIGRLFTAEFIAADCTRDVLRHKYHDPSIKFDLASCQFGLHYSFESLAQARRMLANISECLKPGGYFIGTVPDAYEIVSRCQKSQDGAFGNRIFNIKLLFDPANGYPLFGAKYDFHLEGVVDCPEFLVNFELFVKLATEYGLELTYKAGFDDFYKKYGQKHKYLLQKIKCFEVYPPVSGKALLGSESEYGHAKAYSESMTSNGNSESLGTMSSCEWEVATIYLVFAFKKCKNTWDANGKPLYITSDKETSTSGK, from the exons ATGAGTGAAAGCTTGGAAAGCCTTGATGATGGGATTAAAGAGAACACCAATGATGCTAACGACACAACAGATGATTATGAAGTGCCATCAAAACGAGCTAGATCCCATGCTAACGTTGTCGCTGCTCATTACAATCATATCGAAGAAAAAGGTGTACAAGAAAGATTCAATTCGCCCATTTTTTATCTAAGAAACTTCAACAATTGGGTAAAATCCGTTCTCATACAAGAATACACCGATAGGATACGTGAAAAAGACTACGGTAAAGTGATAAGAGTACTCGATATTTGTTGCGGTAAAGGTGGTGATTTGGGTAAATGGCAAAAAGCACGCGCAGAGCACGTCGTATTTGCAGACATTGCCGATGTTTCTATAGATCAGTGCAAAAGTCGTTACGATGATTTGAAAAGGCGTATTGGGCGTTTGTTTACAGCTGAGTTCATCGCTGCCGACTGCACTAGAGATGTCCTACGGCACAAATACCATGATCCATCTATAAAGTTTGATTTGGCGAGCTGTCAGTTTGGTCTACATTATAGCTTTGAAAGTTTAGCTCAAGCTCGCCGTATGCTCGCAAACATATCTGAATGCCTCAAACCAGGTGGTTACTTTATAGGGACAGTGCCTGATGCATATGAAATTGTCTCGCGGTGTCAAAAATCTCAAGATGGAGCTTTTGGAAacagaatttttaatattaaattgttatttgatCCTGCGAATGGATATCCTCTATTCGGTGCAAAATATGATTTCCATTTAGAAGGTGTGGTAGACTGTCCTgagtttttagtaaattttgaaCTTTTTGTTAAGCTAGCTACTGAGTATGGTTTAGAATTAACGTATAAAGCAGGATTTGACGATTTCTATAAGAAATATGGACAAAAGCATAAGTACCTATTGCAGAAGATCAAATGCTTTGAGGTTTACCCTCCAGTGTCAGGGAAAGCATTGCTTGGAAGTGAATCAGAGTATGGACATGCAAAAGCCTATTCAGAGAGTATGACGAGTAATGGTAACTCAGAATCACTGGGTACCATGAGTTCTTGTGAATGGGAAGTGGCGA CAATATACTTGGTTTTTGCATTCAAAAAATGCAAGAACACATGGGATGCAAATGGTAAACCTTTGTACATCACTTCAGATAAAGAAACATCTACAAGTGGGAAATAG
- the LOC112055545 gene encoding DNA topoisomerase 1 isoform X2 codes for MLVMVGIKLVQQKPFKSTFQSIYVIRRLRFLRKKWEEDKKEDGTKWRFLEHKGPLFAPPYDLLPENVKFRYDGKVMKLSQDAEEVAGFYARMLDHDYTTKSTFNNNFFTDWRKVMTHEESKIIKDLSKCDFKEMQQYFLSVSEKNKNRTKEEKAELKAKNEEIQKEYGFCTIDGHKEKIGNFRIEPPGLFRGRGEHPKMGMLKRRVMPEDVLINCSKDSKVPKPPPGRKWKEVRHDNTVTWLASWTENVQGQAKYVMLNPSSKLKGEKDWQKYETARNLHKCIDKIRETYRADWKAKEMRIRQRAVALYFIDRLALRAGNEKDDDQADTVGCCSLRVEHIELHKEKDGKEYVVVFDFLGKDSIRYYNEVPVEKRVFKNLEHFMENKKDSDDLFDRLTTQTMNEHLKELMPLLTAKVFRTYNASITLQRQLDELTDPDATVPEKILAYNRANRAVAILCNHQRAVPKGHSKSMEALKEKIQAKRDLIDEAESEYHDAARAAKRGSVKEKLACDKKKKALERLKEQLMKLELQETDRDENKTIALGTSKLNYLDPRISVSWCKKHGVPIEKIYNKTQRDKFRWAIDMAGPDYVF; via the exons ATGCTTGTCATGGTTGGAATCAAATTAGTGCAACAGAAACCATTCAAAAGTACATTTCAGAGTATTTACGTAATAAGGCGTCTACGTTTTCTAAGAAAAAA GTGGGAGGAGGATAAAAAGGAAGATGGCACTAAGTGGCGATTCTTGGAACATAAAGGGCCACTCTTTGCACCTCCATATGATCTATTACCTGAAAATGTGAAGTTCCGGTATGATGGCAAAGTCATGAAGCTTTCCCAAGATGCTGAAGAAGTTGCAGGGTTCTATGCACGGATGTTAGACCACGATTACACAACCAAGTCAACATTCAACAACAATTTCTTTACCGATTGGCGGAAAGTTATGACACATGAAGAATCTAAGATTATAAAAGATCTATCAAAATGTGACTTTAAAGAAATGCAACAATACTTTTTAAGTgtatcagaaaaaaataagaatcGTACTAAAGAAGAGAAAGCTGAACTCAAAGCTAAAAATGAAGAAATCCAGAAAGAGTATGGTTTTTGCACTATAGATGGGCACAAGGAGAAAATCGGTAACTTTAGAATAGAACCTCCAGGTCTGTTCAGAGGGCGTGGAGAACATCCCAAGATGGGGATGCTGAAGAGGCGTGTGATGCCTGAAGATGTTCTTATAAATTGCTCCAAAGACAGTAAAGTACCCAAACCACCACCAGGTCGCAAATGGAAAGAAGTGAGGCATGATAACACTGTTACCTGGCTCGCATCATGGACAGAAAATGTCCAGGGGCAAGCCAAATATGTCATGCTGAACCCTAGTTCTAAATTAAAGGGTGAAAAGGATTGGCAAAAGTATGAAACAGCTAGAAATCTACATAAATGCATTGATAAAATCAGAGAAACATACAGAGCAGACTGGAAAGCTAAGGAGATGCGTATACGGCAGCGAGCGGTTGCTCTGTATTTCATAGATCGTTTAGCGTTGAGAGCTGGTAATGAGAAGGATGACGACCAGGCTGACACGGTGGGCTGTTGTTCTCTGCGCGTGGAACACATAGAGTTGCACAAAGAAAAGGATGGCAAAGAATATGTTGTTGTTTTTGACTTTTTGGGTAAAGATTCTATCagatattataatgaggtaccAGTAGAAAAACGTGTTTTCAAGAATCTCGAACACTTCATGGAGAACAAAAAAGATAGTGATGATCTCTTTGACCGTTTAACAACGCAAACAATGAATGAACACTTAAAAGAATTAATGCCTTTATTAACTGCAAAAGTCTTCCGTACATACAATGCATCCATAACTTTGCAAAGACAATTAGACGAGCTAACAGATCCAGATGCCACAGTACCAGAAAAAATATTAGCATACAACAGAGCAAATAGAGCAGTCGCTATACTTTGTAACCATCAGCGTGCTGTTCCTAAAG GTCACTCCAAATCAATGGAAGCTCTTAAGGAAAAAATTCAAGCAAAACGTGATCTAATTGATGAAGCCGAGTCAGAGTATCACGATGCAGCCAGAGCTGCGAAGAGAGGATCGGTCAAAGAGAAGTTGGCATGCGATAAGAAGAAAAAAGCACTGGAGCGTCTCAAAGAACAGCTGATGAAGTTGGAACTACAGGAAACAGATAGAgatgaaaacaaaacaatagcTCTTGGCACTTCCAAACTCAATTATTTAGACCCACGGATCTCAGTCTCATG gtGTAAAAAACACGGGGTTCCGATCGAGAAGATTTACAACAAAACACAACGCGACAAATTTCGTTGGGCGATCGACATGGCCGGTCCCGACTACGTTTTCTAA